A genomic region of Miscanthus floridulus cultivar M001 chromosome 3, ASM1932011v1, whole genome shotgun sequence contains the following coding sequences:
- the LOC136543477 gene encoding polyadenylate-binding protein 8-like — MPIRDDSVSQPVQIGALATALANAPPDQLMEMDQTEVLHLLEFTDALKAMVAETMEVLRSSQHLQQSNASPEQQLVNLSLKGLG, encoded by the coding sequence ATGCCAATAAGAGATGATAGTGTCTCACAGCCTGTTCAAATTGGGGCACTAGCCACTGCACTTGCTAATGCCCCACCTGATCAGCTTATGGAGATGGACCAGACGGAGGTTCTCCACCTGCTAGAGTTCACAGATGCTCTCAAGGCAATGGTTGCTGAAACCATGGAGGTCCTACGTTCTAGCCAGCATCTCCAGCAAAGCAATGCCTCCCCCGAGCAGCAGCTGGTTAATCTGTCACTGAAGGGCTTGGGTTGA
- the LOC136545399 gene encoding LOW QUALITY PROTEIN: cytochrome P450 76M5-like (The sequence of the model RefSeq protein was modified relative to this genomic sequence to represent the inferred CDS: inserted 1 base in 1 codon) translates to MRLDLGLVPAVVISSRDAAREAFTSHDRRLAARAVPDSKQALGFCDRSVIWLPCSDPLWKTLRGIVASHVFSPRSLAATRAVRKRKVRDLVAFLRGRAGREVDVKEAVYGGVVNLVSSALFSVDVVDVGGESAQGFQQLVEDLVESITKPNVSDLFPFLRALDVQGWRRWVTGHLGKIFRILDGIIDRRLALSSSNNGYVHGDFLDVLLELMSTGKIARENLTFILFDVFAAGSNTMALTVEWAMAELLRNPGIMAKLRAEIKAAVGGKKESVDEDDVAGLPYLQAVVKEAMRLHPVAPVMLPLKAVEDGVEIRGYAVPRGCTVIFNTWAIMRDPAAWERPDEFVPERFLDREFDFRGKQFEFIPFGSGXRLCPGIPMAERVVPLILASLVHAFEWQLPDGMSAEQVDVSEKFTTANVLAFPLKAAPVIIT, encoded by the exons ATGCGCCTGGACCTGGGCCTCGTCCCGGCCGTTGTCATCTCCTCCCGCGACGCCGCCCGGGAGGCGTTCACGTCGCACGACCGGCGCCTCGCGGCGCGCGCCGTCCCGGACAGCAAGCAAGCGCTCGGCTTCTGCGACCGGTCCGTTATCTGGCTGCCCTGCTCGGACCCGCTCTGGAAGACCCTGCGCGGAATCGTGGCCTCGCACGTCTTCTCGCCGCGCAGCCTCGCGGCGACGCGAGCCGTCCGGAAGCGCAAGGTGCGGGACCTGGTGGCGTTCCTCCGCGGACGCGCTGGGCGGGAGGTGGACGTCAAGGAGGCCGTGTATGGCGGCGTGGTTAACCTCGTCTCCAGCGCGCTGTTCTCCGTCGACGTCGTCGACGTCGGCGGCGAGTCGGCACAGGGGTTCCAGCAGCTCGTGGAGGACCTCGTCGAGTCCATCACCAAGCCGAACGTGTCTGATCTGTTCCCCTTCCTCAGGGCGCTCGACGTCCAAGGATGGCGTCGCTGGGTCACCGGCCACCTGGGCAAAATCTTCCGGATCCTGGATGGCATCATCGATCGTCGATTGGCCCTGTCCAGCTCCAATAATGGCTACGTTCATGGGGACTTCCTCGACGTGCTCCTCGAGCTCATGTCCACGGGCAAGATCGCTCGAGAGAACCTAACGTTCATCCTGTTCGACGTCTTCGCCGCTGGGAGCAACACCATGGCGCTCACCGTGGAGTGGGCGATGGCCGAGCTACTCCGCAACCCGGGCATCATGGCCAAACTACGCGCCGAGATCAAGGCCGCCGTCGGCGGCAAGAAGGAATCCGTCGACGAGGACGACGTGGCGGGCCTGCCGTACCTCCAGGCCGTCGTGAAGGAGGCCATGCGGCTCCACCCGGTGGCGCCCGTGATGCTGCCGCTCAAGGCCGTGGAGGACGGAGTCGAGATCCGCGGCTACGCGGTGCCCAGGGGATGTACGGTCATCTTCAACACGTGGGCGATCATGCGCGACCCGGCGGCGTGGGAGCGGCCCGACGAGTTCGTGCCGGAGCGGTTCCTGGACAGGGAGTTTGACTTCCGAGGGAAACAGTTCGAGTTCATCCCGTTCGGGTCCG CGCGGTTGTGCCCGGGCATACCCATGGCGGAGCGGGTCGTGCCGCTGATCCTGGCGTCGCTGGTGCACGCGTTCGAGTGGCAGCTGCCGGACGGCATGTCGGCGGAGCAGGTGGACGTGAGCGAGAAGTTCACCACCGCCAATGTTTTGGCCTTCCCACTTAAAGCCGCGCCTGTGATCATTACCTAG